From a region of the Impatiens glandulifera chromosome 4, dImpGla2.1, whole genome shotgun sequence genome:
- the LOC124934287 gene encoding auxin-responsive protein IAA34-like: MDSNTSNYLLNQTPLIDHPFIDLGLSLNTFHHHHHHHHHTSDDYNDLIDWNSERKERLGYVKVNMDGMIVGRKICMLDHVGYSSLVLQLEDMFGPPVHSFWTGKQSISGIRLFQPNSEYFLAYMDRDHESWMAVGDHVPWKEFAFRVKRLRIARKS, from the exons atgGATTCAAATACATCAAACTATCTCCTTAACCAAACACCCCTAATTGATCACCCCTTCATTGACTTGGGACTTAGTCTCAACACtttccatcatcatcatcatcatcatcatcatactTCTG ATGATTACAATGATCTGATTGACTGGAATAGTGAGAGGAAGGAAAGGTTGGGCTATGTGAAGGTGAACATGGATGGGATGATTGTTGGTAGGAAAATTTGCATGCTTGATCATGTGGGTTATTCTAGTCTTGTTCTTCAGCTTGAGGATATGTTTG GGCCTCCGGTTCACTCTTTTTGGACAGGAAAACAGAGCATATCTGGTATAAGGTTGTTCCAACCCAACTCAGAATATTTCCTAGCTTACATGGATAGAGATCATGAAAGTTGGATGGCAGTTGGTGATCATGTTCCATGGAA GGAGTTTGCATTTCGTGTCAAAAGGCTTCGGATTGCAAGGAAAAGTTAG
- the LOC124934286 gene encoding receptor protein kinase-like protein ZAR1 yields MLPLSLFIFILCNSQLSLVSSLNEEGHSLLDFKLSIWEDPEGSLLNWNISDENPCSWNGITCNAQKVVSVTIPNKKLSGFLSPSIGSLSELRRLNLRNNNISGTLPSELYKASKLKSLILYGNSLSGSIPFELGNLDYLQILDFSMNNLNGSLPESLIRCKRLTTVDLGRNNFTGRLPDGFGANLGLLENLNLSFNRFSGSIPMDLGNLSNLRGTVDLSHNEFSGSIPATLGNLPEKVYIDLTYNNLSGQIPQTGALITRGPTAFIGNPALCGPPLKNPCANSSQSYPHLPGSYSPAKDKNRRGLSKCSVIVIVLGDIIGVFVIGLLLSYCYSKLTRVIIKRKSKTGFMFANEGKGGGSKNSGCVCFGNEESESLSENLEQHELVSLDQHDLPFNLDELLKASAFVLGKSGVGIVYRVVLENGIELTVRRLGEGGSQRFKEFQTEVEAIGKLKHPNVLSLRAYYWSVDEKLLIYDFVSNGNLVNAIHGKAGIESFNPLPWSIRMKIMKGTAKGLVYLHELIPKKYVHGDLKPSNILLDSNMDPKISDFGLGRLANITGGLTPTLPYIEMTSYDPSSHGNLSSCYQAPEALKTLKPSQKWDVYSYGVILLELISGRTPIVQVGKKEMNLVNWIELCIEEKTPLSDVLDPCLAEDADKEEEIIAVLKIAMACIQSNPERRPSMKHISESLERLESSPN; encoded by the exons ATGCTGCCTCTATCTCTCTTCATTTTTATACTCTGCAACTCTCAATTATCTTTGGTCAGTTCTTTAAATGAAGAAGGACACTCTCTTTTAGATTTCAAGCTATCCATTTGGGAAGACCCAGAAGGGTCTTTACTTAACTGGAACATTTCAGATGAAAACCCTTGTTCATGGAATGGTATAACATGCAATGCCCAAAAAGTCGTCTCTGTTACAATACCAAACAAGAAACTCTCCGGCTTTCTCTCTCCCTCAATTGGTTCTCTCTCTGAGCTCCGGCGTCTCAATTTAAGAAACAACAACATCTCCGGTACTTTACCGTCGGAGCTCTACAAAGCCTCGAAACTCAAGAGTTTGATTCTTTATGGTAATTCTTTATCTGGGTCTATCCCTTTTGAACTTGGTAATCTCGATTATCTCCAAATTCTAGATTTTTCTATGAATAACTTAAATGGGTCACTGCCGGAATCATTAATTCGATGCAAGAGATTGACGACCGTCGATCTCGGCCGGAATAACTTCACCGGCCGTCTACCTGATGGTTTCGGGGCTAATTTGGGTTTGCTTGAGAATCTCAATCTTTCCTTCAATAGATTTAGCGGTTCAATTCCTATGGATTTGGGAAACTTGTCTAATTTACGAGGAACTGTTGATCTTTCACATAATGAGTTTTCAGGTTCAATTCCTGCTACTTTAGGTAATCTTCCTGAAAAAGTTTACATTGATCTAACTTACAACAATCTAAGCGGTCAAATTCCTCAAACCGGTGCTCTTATAACCCGAGGACCCACAGCTTTTATTGGAAACCCGGCTCTATGTGGTCCTCCATTGAAGAACCCATGTGCAAATTCTAGTCAATCCTATCCTCACTTGCCCGGTAGTTATTCCCCTGCTAAAGATAAGAACAGAAGAGGGCTAAGTAAATGCTCTGTTATTGTGATTGTATTGGGTGATATAATTGGCGTGTTCGTCATCGGTTTGCTGTTGTCTTATTGTTATTCGAAACTAACTCGGGTGATTATCAAAAGGAAATCAAAAACAGGGTTCATGTTTGCAAATGAAGGGAAAGGAGGAGGATCAAAGAACAGTGGGTGTGTTTGTTTTGGTAATGAGGAATCTGAAAGTTTGTCCGAGAATTTGGAGCAGCACGAACTTGTCTCATTGGATCAACATGATTTGCCATTTAATCTTGACGAATTGCTAAAGGCTTCGGCTTTTGTGTTGGGAAAGAGTGGAGTTGGGATTGTGTATAGGGTTGTTCTTGAAAATGGAATTGAACTGACTGTTAGGAGATTGGGAGAAGGCGGTTCTCAAAGGTTTAAAGAATTTCAGACAGAAGTTGAAGCAATTGGGAAGTTAAAACATCCTAATGTTTTGTCTCTTCGAGCTTATTACTGGTCTGTTGATGAGAAGCTTCTCATTTATGATTTTGTCTCCAATGGAAACTTGGTCAATGCAATTCATG GTAAGGCTGGAATTGAATCATTTAATCCTCTTCCATGGTCCATAAGAATGAAGATTATGAAAGGAACAGCTAAAGGTCTTGTTTATTTGCATGAACTTATCCCCAAAAAGTATGTCCATGGAGACCTTAAACCGAGCAATATATTGCTTGATTCAAATATGGACCCTAAAATTTCCGACTTTGGACTAGGTCGGTTGGCCAACATAACGGGTGGATTAACCCCAACTCTTCCTTACATTGAAATGACCTCATACGACCCATCATCACATGGGAATTTAAGTTCATGTTATCAAGCCCCGGAAGCTTTAAAGACCCTAAAACCGTCGCAAAAGTGGGATGTGTATTCTTATGGGGTGATCCTATTGGAATTGATAAGTGGAAGGACGCCAATTGTTCAAGTGGGAAAGAAAGAGATGAATCTTGTGAATTGGATTGAGCTTTGCATTGAAGAGAAAACACCACTTTCTGATGTCCTTGATCCTTGTTTGGCTGAAGATGCCGATAAGGAAGAGGAAATTATCGCGGTTTTGAAGATTGCTATGGCTTGTATACAAAGCAACCCCGAAAGGAGACCTTCCATGAAACATATTAGTGAAAGTTTGGAACGATTAGAATCCTCACCGAACTAA